One window from the genome of Yamadazyma tenuis chromosome 7, complete sequence encodes:
- the INP51 gene encoding inositol-1 (COG:U; EggNog:ENOG503NWK2), with product MKLYLNERPRTFVLVSNDSALIVRHPSPTYGKESHSHLSRQNPSNNKNDHTLTKVIVEFVKRDLVDLSRFQELSPSSTLICLLGFFNMKGKVYIAFITKSKKVATPKLGENISAIEAVAFYCLNTDEHDHMLFTEQQEEEKSSNDYPSASMRRFLCNGDFFYSTDFDITSTLQARGFYEKRGDFDRNENTYKLFADSPYFKRFSWNKFLNSELIQFRNRLTPEETLSFDKSGFLVNITRGYAKTVNASIKTKDDALLTLINKQSCKKNGPLFGEWGSDDKGAVSNFQESEIIIYTEYFCFSYTIVKGNVPIFWEVETHFHKKNLISRSGGKEISLTRSFDTSQHAFKRHMDQLMNQFGDVHIIKSIPLDPSNFKSSLGEALEQHIEYFNKQMAKAERNEPKEYEKEQALDPEIEEDKNRFIYFLNHTDIPLSSSTIKKNGYTGANPNNLVQLVVEPMVELGALFYDFTSKSYIGKQLGVFRITTYDSLSKANFLSKIICQEVIQLAFRDIGIIPGDDLLNKHAKLWKECNEFINKNILSFISYSTKLQKSSQASKKKNIKSQVSKRYLNSVIDPKVNETALLKLLGRLQDQTSVIIHNPIHDYIMKELQKNAKLYTSSKEINLFASTFNVNGTMYKGDIKDWLFPPGYDSMPYDLVFIGIQEIIELTASKMVNVDSVNRQFWENHIKWHLNELNPDKIKYMSLWSGQLGGLSLFVFIKSTEISKISQLESSIKKTGFRGVSANKGGIAVRFKYESTEVCLITSHLAAGLTNSDERHHDYKVISKGIKFSRNKRIKDHDVAIWLGDLNYRINLSNEQAKLLIEQKDYAKLFEFDQLNLQMANGESFPFFDEPEIRFPPTYKFDNNTKEYDTSEKQRIPAWTDRILYMSRPNLIKPVLYDCVEDIIFSDHRPVLANFKIKINIENETVKKNLSSEIYDNYITKFGEINDLFINNNNLTYLVDLDANVLPPPSSDSNKWWLVGGLPAKVTIQELNKTNMVINPRCPKNPFKKTEEPEFIQKALLNS from the coding sequence ATGAAGCTATATTTAAATGAACGGCCTCGAACATTTGTGCTTGTCAGCAATGACTCTGCATTGATCGTTAGGCACCCTTCACCTACCTATGGGAAGGAATCCCATCTGCATTTGTCACGTCAAAATCCCTCCAACAATAAAAATGATCATACGCTCACAAAAGTTATAGTCGAGTTTGTCAAGCgagatcttgttgatttgtcccgatttcaagaattgtCCCCCAGTTCCACGCTCATATGTCTTTTGGGATTCTTTAATATGAAGGGCAAGGTCTATATCGCatttatcaccaaatccaagaaggTTGCTACACCCAAATTAGGTGAAAATATTAGTGCAATTGAGGCTGTGGCCTTCTATTGCTTGAACACAGATGAACATGATCATATGTTATTCACAGAACAGCAGGAAGAGGAGAAGTCCAGTAACGATTACCCTTCAGCCTCTATGAGGAGGTTTTTGTGTAATGGCGATTTTTTCTATTCAACTGATTTCGATATAACTTCAACTTTACAAGCTCGAGGATTCTATGAGAAACGAGGCGACTTTGATAGGAATGAAAACACTTATAAGCTATTCGCAGATTCTCCTTACTTTAAGAGATTTTCATGgaacaagtttttgaactcaGAGTTGATTCAATTTCGTAATAGATTGACCCCAGAAGAAACGTTGTCTTTCGACAAATCTGGTTTTCTCGTAAATATCACCAGAGGATATGCCAAAACAGTCAATGCTTCCATAAAGACAAAGGATGATGCTTTACTAACACTTATCAATAAGCAATCATGTAAGAAAAATGGACCTCTATTCGGAGAATGGGGCTCTGATGACAAGGGAGCTGTCTCGAATTTTCAAGAATCGGAGATTATCATTTATACCGAATACTTTTGCTTCAGTTATACTATTGTAAAAGGCAATGTACCCATATTCTGGGAGGTTGAAACCCATTTTCACAAGAAAAATCTTATCAGCAGGTCTGGAGGAAAAGAAATTTCTCTTACGAGATCCTTCGACACTAGTCAACATGCTTTTAAGAGGCATATGGACCAATTGATGAACCAATTTGGAGATGTACATATAATCAAGTCCATTCCATTAGATCCTAGTAATTTCAAATCTAGCCTAGGTGAGGCTTTGGAGCAGCATATCGAATATTTCAACAAACAGATGGCCAAAGCAGAACGTAATGAACCTAAGGAATACGAGAAAGAACAGGCCCTAGATCCCGAAATAGAGGAAGACAAAAACAGGTTTATCTACTTTTTAAATCATACTGATATACCTTTGAGTTCTTCCACTATTAAAAAAAATGGCTACACTGGGGCAAATCCAAATAACTTGGTACAACTAGTGGTTGAGCCTATGGTTGAACTTGGGGCATTATTTTATGATTTTACATCCAAGTCCTACATTGGAAAACAACTAGGTGTGTTCAGAATTACCACCTACGATAGTCTCAGCAAAGCCAACTTTCTTTCTAAGATAATATGCCAAGAGGTTATACAATTGGCATTTAGAGATATTGGTATCATCCCCGGTGATGACCTTCTCAATAAGCATGCGAAGCTTTGGAAAGAGTGTAAtgagttcatcaacaagaacattCTCAGTTTCATCAGTTACTCTACCAAATTGCAAAAGTCCAGTCAAGCATctaagaagaagaacattAAGTCTCAAGTGAGCAAAAGGTATTTGAATTCAGTTATTGATCCCAAAGTTAATGAAACTGCCTTACTTAAGTTGCTTGgaagacttcaagatcaGACCCTGGTGATAATTCACAATCCAATTCATGATTATATTATGAAAGAACTCCAAAAGAACGCAAAATTGTATACCTCAAGCAAAGAAATCAATCTTTTCGCCCTGACTTTTAACGTCAATGGGACAATGTACAAAGGAGATATTAAAGATTGGCTTTTCCCTCCTGGATATGATTCAATGCCTTATGATTTAGTATTCATCGGTATCCAAGAAATTATTGAATTAACTGCAAGTAAAATGGTCAATGTCGATTCTGTGAATAGACAGTTCTGGGAGAATCATATCAAATGGCATTTGAATGAATTGAATCCAGATAAAATCAAGTATATGTCGTTATGGAGTGGCCAATTGGGTGGCTTATCTTTGTTtgttttcatcaaactGACGGAAATCTCCAAAATTTCACAACTTGAGAGCAGCATCAAGAAAACAGGCTTTCGAGGTGTTAGTGCAAATAAAGGTGGTATAGCTGTCAGATTCAAGTATGAGAGTACAGAGGTTTGCCTTATTACTTCTCATTTGGCAGCTGGATTGACAAACTCCGACGAAAGGCATCATGACTATAAAGTAATCTCTAAAGGAATAAAATTCAGTCGTAACAAAAGAATCAAGGATCACGACGTTGCTATTTGGTTGGGTGATTTGAACTACAggatcaacttgtcgaATGAACAAGCAAAACTATTAATTGAGCAAAAAGACTATGCTAAattgtttgagtttgaccAATTGAACCTCCAGATGGCCAACGGTGAAAGTTTCCCATTTTTTGATGAGCCTGAAATCAGGTTTCCTCCCACttacaagtttgacaatAATACCAAAGAGTATGATACAAGCGAAAAGCAAAGAATTCCGGCTTGGACAGATAGGATTCTCTATATGAGCCGACCCAATTTGATAAAACCGGTCTTGTATGATtgtgttgaagatataATCTTCTCAGATCACAGGCCAGTTTTGGCAAATTTCAAGATTAAGATTAATATCGAAAATGAAAcggtgaagaagaatttgagtTCCGAAATCTACGATAATTATATAACAAAGTTCGGGGAAATTAATGATttattcatcaacaacaataattTGACATATCTAGTTGATTTGGATGCTAATGTCTTGCCTCCACCATCATCAGACTCTAATAAATGGTGGTTAGTTGGGGGATTACCTGCTAAAGTGACAATACaggaattgaacaaaacTAATATGGTTATAAATCCCAGATGTCCAAAGAATCCTTTCAAAAAAACTGAAGAACCAGAGTTTATCCAAAAAGCCCTTTTGAATAGTTAG
- the GIT1 gene encoding Plasma membrane permease, mediates uptake of glycerophosphoinositol and glycerophosphocholine (EggNog:ENOG503NUIA; COG:P) — protein MSVDKTNEVVIEDITHSDSLGNQPHLDHYIYNAEERKARLTKPHWKDIMSIVCAGFALISDGYQNNVLTMVNQVLTQEFPKEYTADMKTNVSNAGLITTIFGQVIIGIYADYIGRKNAIVVATVFLVVGTCLCAASHGNSVNGLLWMLIISRGVTGFGIGAEYPSCSVSANEAANESVKKRGGIFVLVTNLPLSLGGPFALIIFLIVYQITSHYEGIWRTMFAIGAFWPLSVFYFRMKMATSELYKKSAIKKNIPYWLAIKFYWKRLIGTCVCWFLYDFVTFPNGIFSAGIISSILIGPDASNLEKIAEWTLLLGSIAIPGCFIGAYLCDVIGRKYTLMTGFLGYIVFGLIVGIGYDKISKIVPLFVVFYGLMQSCGNLGPGNMLGLISSECYATPVRGTFYGFSAAIGKVGAVVGTKTFTPIQNNVHLGKKWTFIIAAICGLVGVVCAFVFVPHLKEDDLLEEDIKFKNYLRDNGWTGDFGNGEQVDDYDAANFAEAYKQLNEAELQASKLEKMLDNLDAKMDEILKEAEDITKPSAETSEEVSQTPHKKD, from the exons ATGTCTGTTGATAAAACAAACGAAGTGGTAATAGAAGATATCACCCACTCTGACTCCCTTGGGAACCAACCCCATCTTGATCATTATATTTACAATGCCGAAGAGAGGAAGGCAAGATTGACCAAACCACACTGGAAAGATATCATGTCCATTGTCTGTGCTGGGTTTGCTTTGATCTCAGATGGCTATCAGAATAATGTTCTCACTATGGTTAATCAGGTATTGACCCAAGAATTTCCTAAAGAGTATACAGCAGACATGAAAACGAATGTTTCCAATGCTGGgttgatcaccaccatttttggccaagtgATCATTGGGATTTACGCTGATTACATTGGTAGAAAGAATGCTATTGTTGTGGCTACAGTGTTTTTGGTTGTGGGTACTTGTCTTTGTGCTGCATCTCATGGCAATTCAGTCAACGGTTTATTGTGGATGTTAATCATCTCCAGAGGTGTGACTGGTTTCGGGATTGGTGCTGAGTATCCCAGTTGTTCTGTTAGTGCTAATGAGGCTGCCAATGAATCTGTCAAGAAAAGAGGTGGTATCTTTGTGTTGGTCACCAATCTTCCATTATCATTGGGTGGTCCATTTGCTTTAATTATCTTCTTGATTGTTTACCAGATCACTAGTCATTATGAAGGCATTTGGAGAACCATGTTTGCCATTGGTGCTTTCTGGCCATTGTCTGTTTTCTACTTTAGAATGAAAATGGCAACGTCCGAATTGTACAAAAAATCtgccatcaagaaaaaTATCCCTTACTGGTTGGCGATTAAATTTTACTGGAAAAGATTGATCGGAACCTGTGTATGTTGGTTCTTGTATGATTTTGTTACTTTCCCTAATGGTATTTTTTCGGCAGGAATTATTTCCTCAATCCTTATAGGTCCTGATGCTTCTAATTTAGAAAAGATTGCTGAATGGACCTTGTTGTTGGGTTCTATCGCTATTCCTGGTTGTTTTATAGGGGCATACCTCTGTGACGTGATTGGCAGAAAGTACACTTTAATGACTGGCTTCCTCGGTTACATTGTCTTCGGTTTGATTGTGGGTATTGGATACGATAAAATCTCAAAGATTGTTCCTTTATTCGTTGTGTTTTACGGTCTCATGCAATCTTGTGGAAACTTGGGTCCTGGTAACATGTTGgggttgatttcttctgAATGTTATGCTACTCCCGTTAGAGGTACATTCTATGGATTCTCTGCTGCCATCGGTAAGGTCGGTGCAGTGGTTGGAACTAAGACATTTACCCCAATTCAGAACAATGTACATTTGGGTAAGAAATGGACGTTTATAATCGCCGCTATTTGTGGGTTGGTTGGTGTCGTATGTGCCTTTGTATTTGTGCCTCATTTGAAGGAAGATGAtttattggaagaagatatcaaaTTTAAGAACTACTTGCGTGATAACGGTTGGACCGGTGACTTTGGAAACggtgaacaagttgatgattaCGATGCGGCAA ATTTTGCTGAAGCGTATAAACAGTTGAATGAGGCTGAACTTCAAGCATCCAAACTAGAAAAGATGTTAGATAACTTGGATGCCAAAATGGATGAGATACTAAAGGAGGCcgaagatatcaccaaaccGAGTGCTGAAACCTCAGAGGAAGTTTCCCAAACCCCCCACAAGAAAGATTAG
- the IRC22 gene encoding Increased recombination centers protein 22 (EggNog:ENOG503P0B3; COG:U), with product MRFFKLLTGIVSLSSMAAAAAAASDEERRDFSVNPVKFEVEYVIKERPDDTANDVVDLFNEESITLAYTATNHDESQIVILGIGGAFRDPNTNEILTNITASSVDPIVFSPGQSQKFSQVINLNLLTGSYILTPNFYVSIDDEFMIIEPRSQLATVSDLPISLFNPKLLFLELVLLASFAGLGYLGYELFGKSYFKKVSSVTKSTEKASYPSAAASTGKAYDSSWLPEGHVKKTKKKN from the coding sequence AtgagattcttcaagttgttaaCTGGCATTGTATCGTTATCCTCAATGGCTgccgctgctgctgctgctaGTGATGAAGAACGCAGAGACTTTTCTGTTAACCCTGtcaagtttgaagttgagtaTGTCATAAAGGAACGTCCAGATGATACTGCAaatgatgttgttgatttgttcaacgAAGAATCAATCACTTTGGCTTATACTGCCACAAACCACGATGAAAGTCAAATCGTGATCTTGGGAATTGGTGGTGCTTTCCGTGACCCAAATACCAACGAGATTCTTACTAATATCACCGCTTCTTCTGTTGATCCTATTGTCTTCTCTCCAGGACAATCTCAAAAGTTTAGTCAAGTCATTAATTTGAACTTGCTCACAGGAAGCTACATTTTGACTCCGAACTTTTACGTCAGTATCGATGATGAGTTCATGATTATTGAACCAAGATCGCAATTAGCTACTGTTTCTGACCTTCCAatttctttgttcaaccccaaattgttgttcttggaatTGGTTTTGTTGGCCTCTTTTGCTGGTCTTGGTTACTTAGGCTACGAATTGTTTGGAAAGTCCTACTTCAAAAAGGTTTCTTCGGTTACCAAGAGCACAGAAAAGGCTTCTTATCcttctgctgctgctaGTACTGGAAAAGCTTACGACTCCTCATGGCTTCCAGAAGGTCACGTGaagaagaccaagaagaaaaactAA
- a CDS encoding uncharacterized protein (EggNog:ENOG503PV9B) produces MAIIDETLATLLVEMNLRRHLVGDVVDSRILVKSISGFGKEDIPQDIDLEVFMDSLGKTIEFSSLEEFRLVYSYYKSGNYLNYETSEMSRFVKGFRNGYQSRFSSDSLIPRINELFNNFNNKQDQISRVSFMLSFVVELIKATEPPSMKVFRHILDHMNNCDLLAYQLIIMRHLTPIKFKSSALADSQSPKLTALQYKELIEEEPELVNTLFNYYDKIDSDETIEQLLSYLKLEEVLELEILCSGSIYNQLISKSSFLKSRSSDLNQLEIVSYDTPQQMILSRDTMKNIIGICIKHKKYKYIDFLINKILLQSNEDGVLLMLNDDPQLIFNLDQMEKVLLNVFDKELMLLIIKVINESNDRGRLMWLLPNLDLFLKHYLSAHREGKKLQKVYETFRNGVFDSDFLQAEKVLGVNLKLVFNIYNCLRIHTSDTTVAYYEKLIGIPAPTDSVSMDPLFRNYFEL; encoded by the coding sequence ATGGCCATCATAGACGAAACTTTAGCTACCTTATTGGTAGAGATGAATTTGCGGAGACATTTGGTAGGAGATGTGGTGGATTCCCGAATTTTGGTTAAGAGTATATCAGGGTTTGGGAAAGAGGACATCCCTCAAGATATTGATTTGGAAGTTTTCATGGACAGCCTTGGAAAAACTATCGAGTTCTCCAGTTTAGAGGAATTTAGATTGGTTTACAGCTACTACAAGTCAGGAAACTATCTCAACTACGAGACTAGTGAGATGTCCCGTTTCGTGAAAGGGTTTCGGAATGGGTATCAACTGAGATTCAGTTCCGATTCTTTGATCCCTCGAATCAACGAGttattcaacaacttcaacaacaagcaGGACCAGATTAGTAGAGTCTCCTTTATGCTCAGCTTTGTGGTAGAGTTGATAAAGGCTACAGAACCTCCTTCTATGAAGGTTTTCCGGCATATTTTAGATCATATGAACAATTGTGATCTTTTGGCTTACCAGCTAATAATTATGAGGCATCTCACCCcgatcaagttcaaatcaaGTGCGTTGGCAGATAGTCAATCGCCAAAATTAACTGCATTGCAATACAAAGAGCTCATCGAGGAAGAACCTGAGCTCGTTAATACATTATTCAATTATTATGACAAAATCGACAGTGATGAGACGATTGAGCAGTTATTGTCATACTTGAAGTTAGAGGAGGTATTGGAGCTAGAAATTCTTTGCAGCGGGTCGATATATAACCAGCTTATATCGAAGAGTCTGTTTTTGAAAAGTAGAAGTTCCgacttgaaccaattggAAATTGTGTCTTATGACACACCCCAACAAATGATATTGTCCAGAGATACCATGAAAAATATCATAGGGATATGCATCAAGCATAAAAAATACAAATATattgactttttgattaacaagattcttcttcaatcaaatgAAGATGGAGTACTCCTCATGTTAAATGATGACCCTCAATTGATTTTTAATCTAGATCAGATGGAGAAGGTGCTTCTCAATGTGTTTGATAAAGAGTTGATGCTACTCATAATAAAGGTAATCAACGAATCGAACGATAGGGGAAGACTTATGTGGCTTCTTCCCAACTTAGATCTTTTCCTCAAACATTATCTTCTGGCCCATAGGGAAGGGAAAAAACTTCAGAAAGTATATGAGACCTTCAGAAATGGTGTCTTTGACTCAGACTTCTTGCAAGCAGaaaaagttcttggtgtGAATCTTAAGTTAGTGTTCAACATCTATAATTGCTTAAGAATCCACACGTCTGACACCACAGTTGCATATTATGAAAAGCTCATCGGTATACCAGCACCCACCGATTCAGTATCCATGGATCCTTTATTTCGGAATTACTTTGAGTTATAA
- the LEU6 gene encoding 2-isopropylmalate synthase (COG:E; EggNog:ENOG503NVRE), with translation MGMLKDPSVKYRAFPPINLPNRTWPSKVLNKPPRWLSTDLRDGNQSLPDPMSVEEKKVYFKKLVEIGFKEIEVAFPSASQPDFDFTRWTIENCPDDVSIQVLSPCREDLIHRTIEALQGAKNATVHIYLATSDCFRRVVYNKSHEELVELAVKCTKLVRSLTKEKQSETNWNFEFSPEFFSDSKLENTVHICDEVRKAWEPTLDFPIIFNLPATVEMTTPNVYADQIEYFSTHIGDREKVCISLHPHNDRGCAVAAAELGQLAGADRVEGCLFGNGERTGNVDLVTLALNLYTQGYSPKLDFSDITSVIDIVERCNKIPVHPRAPYGGSLVVCAFSGSHQDAIKKGFVSHENQLHSGATNLKWEVPYLPLDPQDIGRTYEAIIRVNSQSGKGGSAWVILRNLDLDLPRGLQVDFSRVVQSSAERKGSELSNRELCDLFKKNYCILYQNDDNEAEIDYHYKLIDYSLSSSSKNQRSISVDLEVGGCKQTIVGSGNGPISAFINAIKNDLNINLDVKHYHEHSLGHDSNSKAATYIEVTVDGNETIWGVGVNEDVSFASFLSLIAILNGLKQPATI, from the coding sequence ATGGGCATGCTTAAAGATCCAAGTGTTAAATACAGGGCTTTCCCACCTATCAACTTACCCAATCGTACCTGGCCATCAAAGGTTTTAAACAAACCTCCCAGGTGGTTATCCACTGATTTAAGAGATGGTAACCAATCTTTACCTGATCCAATGTCAGTGGAAGAGAAAAAGgtatacttcaagaaacttgTGGAAATTGGTTTTAAGGAGATTGAAGTTGCGTTTCCATCTGCTTCCCAAcctgattttgatttcaccAGATGGACTATAGAAAATTGTCCCGACGATGTCAGTATTCAAGTTTTGAGTCCATGCAGAGAAGATTTGATTCACAGGACAATTGAAGCTTTACAGGGTGCTAAGAATGCTACGGTTCATATTTACTTGGCTACCTCAGACTGCTTTAGAAGAGTTGTATATAACAAATCCcatgaagaattggttgaattGGCAGTCAAATGTACCAAATTGGTTAGGTCATTAACCAAAGAGAAACAGTCCGAAACCAATTGGAACTTTGAATTTAGCCCCGAATTCTTTAGTGATTCTAAGTTAGAGAATACGGTACACATTTGTGATGAGGTTAGAAAAGCTTGGGAGCCTACTTTGGATTTCCCAATTATCTTCAACCTACCTGCCACTGTTGAGATGACCACTCCTAACGTGTATGCTGATCAGATTGAATACTTCTCGACCCACATTGGTGACAGAGAAAAAGTTTGTATCTCTTTACATCCCCATAATGATAGAGGATGTGCTGTTGCCGCTGCTGAATTGGGCCAATTAGCTGGTGCTGATAGAGTTGAAGGGTGTCTTTTTGGAAATGGTGAAAGAACTGGGAATGTTGACTTGGTGACATTGGCTTTAAACTTATATACCCAAGGTTATTCCCCTAAATTAGACTTCTCAGATATCACATCTGTGATTGATATTGTCGAAAGATGCAATAAAATTCCAGTACACCCTAGAGCTCCTTATGGAGGCTCTTTGGTTGTATGTGCATTCAGTGGATCCCATCAAGATGCAATCAAAAAAGGCTTTGTTTCTCATGAAAATCAATTGCATTCAGGTGCTACCAACTTGAAATGGGAAGTGCCATATTTGCCATTAGATCCTCAAGATATTGGAAGAACTTATGAGGCTATCATTAGGGTTAATTCTCAAAGTGGTAAAGGAGGCTCTGCATGGGTTATCTTGAGaaatttggatttggattTGCCAAGAGGCTTGCAAGTAGACTTTTCCAGAGTAGTGCAATCCAGTGCTGAAAGGAAAGGCAGTGAGTTGTCCAATAGAGAATTGTGTGACTtattcaagaagaattattGTATTTTATACCaaaatgatgataatgaagcAGAAATTGACTATCACTACAAGTTAATTGATTATTCcttatcttcatcttctaaAAATCAAAGATCAATAAGTGTTGACCTAGAAGTAGGTGGTTGTAAGCAGACAATCGTCGGAAGCGGTAATGGTCCGATTTCTGCTTTCATCAatgccatcaagaatgaTTTGAACATTAATTTAGACGTTAAGCACTATCACGAACACTCATTGGGTCATGATTCTAATTCCAAAGCTGCTACCTACATTGAAGTTACAGTAGATGGAAATGAAACTATTTGGGGTGTTGGGGTGAACGAGGATGTCTCGTTTGCCTCTTTCTTATCCTTGATAGCTATCTTGAATGGTTTGAAGCAACCTGCTACTATTTGA